The proteins below are encoded in one region of Helianthus annuus cultivar XRQ/B chromosome 2, HanXRQr2.0-SUNRISE, whole genome shotgun sequence:
- the LOC110910312 gene encoding uncharacterized protein LOC110910312: MASRKGKGVASSSQGDAVQQKRRRLARIGDPDSEEDAPPRGPKPDWIAGSLLDKPAEWRADLFHEQMNKLKQRGEAFICEKEIREADFAPFGIIAKFNALGWGAVTKCYDGEKKKMYDTQIQEWVASLECPPFKAPNKMRLVGKCNGVKVEMSYDSLRRVAKFDDGPANEYIYPSLKDLYHEPAKHPQWQNMLDYLFLPGTTHGKLYRRNLRMEAKLLLTLCMYNVMPRRGDKMEVRFQEVPILYMMMRGSPKVPFRFLVLNNIWLSKNSREKKIIPHCRLITALLKKYGAIKGDEKGSYKRFRPFDLNNLGSDWTYTESERFHKLKTDGRRWRALKVDARPLRPGEEEEPESMDDEVSGDDDYREDTFMVDVQGGGVGQAGVQGAGVQSGYVGSAFDYAQQAYDPYWAHSGDMGQIIQQRRPPTFGNWSEQNQVLFDQQTFTGASLERAIKRSYDRNEQWNRAHRYAREEDTNNRYLDDRQRRMHDQWHAGQPVVGDPPIVDYTTLPPYDGSVSYPTPPLHHSQWVDPHAMSYQQANPSSDQGSSSSGGAFGFGEWTDMMTSIFGPPQPKYY, translated from the coding sequence ATGGCTTCTAGGAAAGGAAAGGGAGTTGCAAGTTCTTCCCAAGGGGATGCGGTACAACAAAAAAGGAGGAGATTGGCTCGGATTGGTGACCCGGACTCGGAGGAGGATGCACCGCCAAGGGGGCCAAAGCCGGATTGGATAGCCGGCTCATTGTTAGACAAACCCGCGGAATGGAGAGCGGATTTATTTCACGAACAAATGAACAAGCTTAAACAAAGGGGAGAAGcttttatttgtgaaaaagaaatccGGGAGGCTGATTTTGCCCCTTTCGGGATTATAGCAAAGTTTAACGCGTTGGGTTGGGGGGCGGTCACAAAGTGTTATGATGGCGAGAAGAAGAAAATGTATGACACGCAGATTCAAGAGTGGGTGGCATCACTTGAATGTCCCCCATTCAAAGCTCCAAATAAGATGCGGTTGGTTGGAAAGTGTAATGGTGTGAAGGTAGAGATGTCATATGACTCTTTGCGCCGGGTAGCAAAGTTTGATGATGGGCCGGCCAATGAGTACATCTACCCAAGTCTTAAGGATCTTTACCACGAGCCCGCTAAACATCCACAATGGCAAAACATGCTTGATTACCTCTTCCTTCCGGGCACAACACATGGGAAATTATATAGAAGAAATTTAAGAATGGAAGCGAAGTTGTTATTGACGTTGTGCATGTACAATGTCATGCCAAGGCGAGGTGACAAGATGGAGGTACGGTTTCAAGAAGTGCCAATCTTGTATATGATGATGCGTGGGTCACCTAAGGTTCCTTTCCGATTTTTGGTTCTAAACAACATTTGGTTGAGCAAGAATAGTAGGGAAAAGAAGATTATACCTCATTGCCGGTTGATTACGGCATTGCTCAAGAAGTACGGGGCAATCAAAGGAGATGAAAAAGGGTCCTACAAGAGGTTTAGACCATTCGACCTTAATAATCTTGGGTCGGATTGGACCTACACAGAATCGGAAAGGTTTCATAAATTGAAGACGGATGGTAGAAGGTGGAGAGCCTTAAAAGTGGATGCGAGACCGTTGAGACCGGGAGAGGAAGAGGAACCCGAATCAATGGATGATGAAGTGAGTGGGGATGATGATTATCGTGAAGACACTTTCATGGTAGATGTTCAAGGAGGAGGTGTCGGTCAAGCGGGGGTTCAAGGAGCCGGCGTACAATCTGGTTATGTGGGTAGTGCATTTGACTATGCACAACAGGCTTATGACCCGTATTGGGCCCATTCGGGGGATATGGGTCAAATCATTCAACAAAGGCGACCACCCACATTCGGTAATTGGAGTGAACAAAATCAAGTGCTATTTGATCAACAAACATTTACGGGTGCTAGTTTGGAGAGGGCTATTAAAAGAAGTTACGATAGAAATGAGCAATGGAACCGTGCTCATAGATATGCCCGTGAAGAAGACACGAACAACCGTTACTTGGATGATCGTCAAAGACGCATGCATGACCAATGGCATGCGGGGCAGCCAGTTGTAGGAGATCCACCCATTGTGGACTACACCACATTGCCACCATATGATGGTAGTGTGTCATACCCCACCCCGCCATTGCACCATTCTCAATGGGTGGACCCGCATGCCATGAGTTATCAACAAGCAAATCCAAGCAGTGATCAAGGAAGCAGTAGTAGCGGTGGAGCATTTGGTTTTGGTGAGTGGACGGATATGATGACGTCCATCTTTGGGCCTCCACAGCCGAAGTATTACTAG
- the LOC110902281 gene encoding uncharacterized protein LOC110902281 yields MANRRDKEVAEQYSSQPVPKTSSWILQKWRRPTSRSSTSTSETQNDNEKSNQGHSVHRWAIPDDESVNWSKSVVEFYNNGDSPFCYSAVFNTPTQLDKRFWGTLLGDRSHGYLTETHIQGWVGRMMNWRHRQLQEDQSLALPWTLLPPQFYTHLLELSAKHVVNYANGKLNPFPSFFEVDFVYFPFCLANNKWLHLRVDLRSQELLMYCIEPFDGEYYRRAVHPIITKIKVYFTGLLVHIQYWKKSGREVHDV; encoded by the exons ATGGCAAACCGTCGAGACAAGGAAGTTGCTGAACAATATAGTTCACAGCCAGTCCCAAAAACATCTAGTTGGATTCTTCAGAAATGGAGGCGTCCAACAAGTCGGTCTTCCACCTCAACTTCTGAAACACAAAATGATAACGAAAAATCCAACCAAGGCCATAGTGTACACCGATGGGcgattcctgatgatgagtcagtTAACTGGTCTAAAAGCGTTGTCGAGTTCTACAATAATGGGGACTCACCTTTCTGTTATTCTGCCGTGTTTAACACACCTACACAATTAGACAAGCGTTTTTGGGGAACCCTCCTTGGTGATAGGAGCCATGGCTACCTAACGGAAACA CATATTCAAGGTTGGGTTGGAAGAATGATGAACTGGAGACATAGACAACTACAAGAAGACCAGTCGTTGGCCTTACCCTGGACGTTATTACCGCCTCAATTTTACACGCACTTACTTGAATTAAGTGCCAAACATGTCGTTAACTACGCTAACGGAAAGTTAAACCCCTTTCCATCTTTTTTCGAAGTTGATTTTGTTTATTTCCCTTTCTGTCTTGCAAACAACAAGTGGTTGCATCTACGTGTGGATCTCCGCAGTCAGGAGCTACTGATGTATTGTATAGAACCGTTTGACGGTGAGTATTATAGGCGGGCGGTTCACCCAATAATTACGAAAATCAAAGTGTACTTCACAGGGTTATTGGTCCACATTCAGTACTGGAAGAAGTCAGGACGTGAGGTGCATGACGTTTGA
- the LOC110886574 gene encoding uncharacterized protein LOC110886574, whose product MNQHMWQITNWAPAHTCYSTVVRNNNRCLRSKDIGSHILAQICADIGFKVKHIRVHIKQTLSVDITCTKAWRGRRKAIEKIYGSWDSNFAEVPKYILRLQSQNPGTVVTWFHHPNSNPDYPTFKYVFWAFGPYISAFHLCQPVISVDGTHLKGPYRGKLLIVVTKNANNYIMPIAYALVDEATVHSWCWFFQNLKQYVVQTRKICVISDRHAGIIHAMENLEDWMEQRAYHRYCLRHVRSNFISRFSMKYLRKLCWMIGSTAQSQK is encoded by the coding sequence ATGAACCAACATATGTGGCAAATTACCAACTGGGCTCCAGCCCACACGTGCTACTCAACGGTAGTGCGAAACAACAACAGGTGCCTGAGATCAAAAGATATTGGTTCACACATCCTAGCACAAATTTGTGCCGACATTGGATTCAAGGTAAAACATATTAGGGTCCACATCAAGCAAACGCTTTCCGTGGACATTACGTGTACAAAGGCGTGGCGTGGTAGAAGAAAGGCCATCGAGAAAATATATGGCAGTTGGGATAGCAATTTTGCCGAGGTTCCCAAGTACATTCTACGGCTACAGTCTCAGAACCCCGGTACCGTTGTCACATGGTTTCATCATCCTAATTCTAATCCAGATTATCCGACATTCAAATATGTTTTCTGGGCATTCGGGCCTTATATTAGTGCCTTTCATCTTTGCCAACCAGTAATCTCAGTTGATGGCACACATTTGAAAGGGCCATACCGAGGAAAGTTGTTGATTGTTGTTACCAAAAACGCAAACAACTACATAATGCCCATTGCTTATGCTCTTGTTGATGAAGCGACTGTTCATAGTTGGTGTTGGTTTTTCCAAAATCTGAAACAGTATGTCGTCCAGACCAGAAAAATATGTGTTATATCCGACCGTCATGCTGGAATCATTCATGCAATGGAAAACCTCGAAGATTGGATGGAACAAAGGGCCTACCACCGTTATTGTCTTCGTCATGTGAGAAGCAATTTTATTAGCAGATTCTCGATGAAATACCTAAGGAAGTTGTGCTGGATGATTGGGAGCACAGCCCAATCACAAAAGTAA